The region GGTGTCAAGACGCCCCCGAAGACGTACACGGAGCTCATCTCCGACCTGGACAAGATCCAGAAGAAGGAGGGGAGCAAGTTCAACGCCTGGTACCAGCCGACGCGTGACTGGTACGCCGCGATGTCCTTCGTCTACGACGCCGGCGGCTCCATCGCCAAGGAGGACGGCGGCCAGTGGAAGGCCAGCCTGTCGTCTCCGGAGTCCATCAAGGGACTCAACGACTGGAAGACCATCGTCGACAAGTACATGCACGGAGACAAGACCAAGGACGAGTCCGACCGTTACATCGTCTACGGCCAGGGCAAGTCCGCCATGATCTTCGGCGCCGCGTGGGAGGGTGCGACCTCCGAGGACCCGAAGAACGACAAGACCGGCAAGCTCAAGGGCAACCTCGAGAACTTCGTGATGCCCGGCCCGTCCGGCAAGAACCTCCCCGTCTTCCTCGGCGGTTCCGACCTCGCCGTCCCGGTGAAGTCCAAGGCGCAGGCGCTCGCCGCCGAGTGGATCAACGCCTTCACGGGCTCCGCCGGTCAGAAGGGTCTGATGGCCAAGGGCAACCTGCCCAACAACAAGACCGACCTCGCCACCCTCAAGAACGACCCGGCGACCGTGGTTCCGGCCACCGCGGCCGAGTCCAACTGGTTCGTGCCGATGGCTCCCGGCTGGGGCCAGGTCGAGAAGGCTCAGGTCCTGCAGACCATGCTGCAGAACATCGGCACCGGCAAGAAGTCGGTCGAGGCCGCCGCGAAGGACGCGGACGCCGCGATCGACAAGGTCATCAACACCAAGTGACGTGAGCGCGGGGCGTGGTGGGACCCCGGGGCACGCCCGGGGCTTTCACCCGGGGTCCGCCCCGGGTCCGCCCGGGGTGTGCCTCCAGGGGTACGTCCGAGTACGTCCGGGGCGATCCCGGGCTGTTCCCGGGCGCGCCTGCCGGGGCCCTCTTCGGGCCCGGGTTCCTGCCGCTTCCCGTACGACCATGCGGGTCCCGGCGACGTACGACCGCGCGGGGCCCCGGCCACGTACGACCGTGCGAGGCCGGGCCGCGTACGACCGAATGGGTCCGGCCGGTATACGACCCGGGCGGCCCCCGACCGGAACCGACCGCACCAGGTTCGGATCACGCACGACCCGCACCGGACTCGGACCGGGCCAGGACCGGGCAGGGCAGGACCGGGCAGGGCGGGGCAGGACCGACCGGGCCGCCCCG is a window of Streptomyces sp. NBC_00271 DNA encoding:
- a CDS encoding extracellular solute-binding protein, with amino-acid sequence MKRKLAAAIGIAGMMVSIAACGSSDDKSGGSDKGADAKALTVWLTVDAQNNWPELVKAADAAVQKAHPGVKINHEYYGWPDKNTKLDAVLATDKAPDVVEMGNTEMLSYMVKGAFAPIDASKLDNSAAWLDGLKASVTYDGKTYGVPYYAGGRVGNWRKDVAASVGVKTPPKTYTELISDLDKIQKKEGSKFNAWYQPTRDWYAAMSFVYDAGGSIAKEDGGQWKASLSSPESIKGLNDWKTIVDKYMHGDKTKDESDRYIVYGQGKSAMIFGAAWEGATSEDPKNDKTGKLKGNLENFVMPGPSGKNLPVFLGGSDLAVPVKSKAQALAAEWINAFTGSAGQKGLMAKGNLPNNKTDLATLKNDPATVVPATAAESNWFVPMAPGWGQVEKAQVLQTMLQNIGTGKKSVEAAAKDADAAIDKVINTK